The Indicator indicator isolate 239-I01 chromosome 38, UM_Iind_1.1, whole genome shotgun sequence genome window below encodes:
- the DMTN gene encoding dematin produces MERLQKQPLTSPGSVSSSRGSSVPGSPSSIVAKMDNEVLGYKDLAAIPKDKAILDIERPDLMIYEPHFTYSLMEHVELPRSRERSLSPKSISPPPSPEVIREWLESRTPSSAPQAPSRQGSSSTRSSVQHFHRPETDTTELNIYKKPPIYRQRHGVGGAPKGAHLIEDLIIESSKFPAAQPPDPNQPAKIETDYWPCPPSLAVVETEWRRRMASKRGEEEEEDLTEEMKNLRELQRQELSKVTSNLGKLILKEEMEKSLPIRRKTRSLPDRTPFHSSLHSSSSKSSSLPASGRSTLTRLQSAEFNSAGSEKSSPGLQIYPYEMLMVTNRGRVKLPPGVDRTRLERHLSPEDFLRVFEMPPEEFSKLALWKRNELKKKAFLF; encoded by the exons atggaaaggctgcagaag caACCCCTGACCTCCCCTGGGAGTGTCTCCTCCTCTCGTGGCTCCAGCGTCCCTGGGTCGCCCTCCAGCATCGTG GCCAAAATGGACAACGAGGTTCTGGGCTACAAGGACCTGGCTGCCATCCCCAAGGATAAAGCCATCCTGGACATTGAGAGGCCTGACCTGATGATCTATGAGCCCCACTTCACCTACTCCCTCATGGAGCACGTGGAGCTGCCCCGCAGCAGAGAG AGGTCCCTGTCTCCCAAATCCATCTCTCCTCCTCCATCGCCAGAG gTCATccgtgagtggctggagagcaggaccCCCAGCAGCGCCCCCCAGGCCCCCTCCcgccagggcagcagctccaccCGCAGCAGCGTGCAGCACTTCCACCGACCTG AGACCGACACGACGGAGCTCAACATCTACAAGAAGCCTCCGATCTACAGGCA ACGGCATGGGGTCGGGGGGGCACCCAAAGGTGCT CATCTCATCGAGGATCTGATCATCGAATCCTCCAAGttccctgcagctcagcccccCGACCCCAACCAGCCTGCCAAGATCGAGACCGACTACTGGCCCTGCCCCCCGTCCCTGGCTGTCGTGG AGACAGAGTGGAGGAGGCGAATGGCCTCCAAgcgaggagaggaggaggaggaggacctGACGGAGGAGATGAAGAACCTGCGAGAGCTccagaggcaggagctgagcaag GTCACCTCCAACCTGGGGAAGCTGATCCtgaaggaggagatggagaaatCCCTTCCCATCCGGAGGAAAACTCGCTCCCTGCCCGACCGGACCCCCTTCCACTCCT CCctgcactccagcagctccaagagCTCCTCGCTGCCCGCCTCTGGCAGAAGCACCCTCACCCGG CTGCAGTCGGCAGAGTTCAACTCAGCAGGCAGTgagaagagcagcccag gccTGCAG ATCTACCCCTACGAGATGCTGATGGTGACCAACCGAGGCCGAGTCAAGCTCCCTCCTGGTGTGGACAGGACCAGACTGGAG AGGCATCTCTCCCCCGAGGATTTCCTGCGGGTCTTCGAGATGCCCCCCGAGGAGTTCAGCAAGTTGGCTCTCTGGAAGCGCAACGAGCTGAA